TCCTTAATATCTTTTTAACTTCATCATTTGTCATTCCTTCAACATCTCTTAAAACAAGTACATCCTTATATTTTTCCGGCAAAGTATTTATTGCTTTGTTTAGACGGTTTTTTAGTTCAGTGTTTTCTAAATTTGCCAACGGGTTTTTTGACCAGTCGTCTATAAATTCTCTTTTTATCTCTCCTTTTGAAGTAATGATAGGAGTATCAATAGAGACAGTATGAACGACTTTCTTCTTCCGCCGTTTCATTAGGACCAAATTGACTGCAATACGGTAAAGCCATGTCGAAAACTCGGAATTTCCCTTGAAGTGACTTATCTTTTGCCATGCAGCTAAAAATGTTTCCTGTAAAAGATCTTCGGCAACAGTCCTTCTGCCTGTCATATTAAGTAATAAATTATAGATTTTTAGCTCATGCTTTTTAATTAGTTGCTCAAAAGCACGGGTATCGCCATTTTTTGACTTTGAAATTAGAAGTTTTTCGTTTAAGTCCATTTGTTTAGATGCAGTTTTTATTATATAGATACAGAAATTATTTGGTTCTTCCT
This portion of the Elusimicrobiota bacterium genome encodes:
- a CDS encoding sigma-70 family RNA polymerase sigma factor — protein: MYLYIIKEEPNNFCIYIIKTASKQMDLNEKLLISKSKNGDTRAFEQLIKKHELKIYNLLLNMTGRRTVAEDLLQETFLAAWQKISHFKGNSEFSTWLYRIAVNLVLMKRRKKKVVHTVSIDTPIITSKGEIKREFIDDWSKNPLANLENTELKNRLNKAINTLPEKYKDVLVLRDVEGMTNDEVKKILRISLPSIKSRLHRARLFLVAELSKYFRGH